The following coding sequences lie in one Homalodisca vitripennis isolate AUS2020 chromosome X, UT_GWSS_2.1, whole genome shotgun sequence genomic window:
- the LOC124369719 gene encoding LOW QUALITY PROTEIN: alkaline phosphatase, tissue-nonspecific isozyme-like (The sequence of the model RefSeq protein was modified relative to this genomic sequence to represent the inferred CDS: inserted 1 base in 1 codon; substituted 1 base at 1 genomic stop codon) produces MKSYKQNICTVEQRNILSCKLTKTLVDSDRDFWFKEANPGLKRRLSLQIRRQSAKNVVLLVGDGLGLATLTAARIFKGQRQGQPGESSHLAWEKFSAVALTKTYNLDAQIGESSACATALLCGVKANFETVGLNIIGKFGNCTSSFVSRVESLIDWAKTGSEEYGVNNTAVLVNLLLFLPGLFLFSHMEFDADRDRTAEGDPSLAEMTRTALXLKNPRGFFLFVESSRIDDAHHYNNSXGALEETLVLEDSLLEVLSVTDPLETFTVVTSDHSNVLTFGGLSTPLGNPILGTDTKVSDMDGLPYSTLLYGNGPGYAAPRSIPANTTSVNSVYGSAASRQWAAHAGEDEYDLST; encoded by the exons ATGAAGAGTTATAAACAGAACATTTGTACTGTTGAACAAAGAAATATCCtaagttgtaaattaacaaaaacgcTTGTCGACTCAGACCGAGACTTCTGGTTCAAGGAAGCTAATCCTGGGCTTAAGCGGCGCTTGTCACTACAGATCCGCCGTCAATCGGCGAAAAATGTGGTGCTCCTAGTTGGGGACGGACTGGGTCTGGCTACACTCACGGCAGCGAGGATCTTCAAGGGGCAGCGGCAGGGACAACCGGGGGAGAGCAGCCACCTGGCATGGGAGAAGTTCTCTGCAGTCGCGTTAACAAAG ACGTACAATCTCGACGCTCAGATCGGCGAGTCTTCCGCCTGCGCTACTGCACTCCTCTGCGGTGTAAAGGCGAACTTCGAGACTGTCGGCCTGAACATCATAGGGAAGTTCGGGAACTGCACGTCTAGCTTCGTGTCGAGGGTGGAGTCCCTCATTGACTGGGCTAAAACAGGAAG TGAAGAATACGGAGTAAATAACACGGCTGTGTTGGTAAACCTTCTTTTATTTTTGCCAGGTTTGTTCTTATTCTCACACATGGAGTTCGATGCCGATCGAGACAGAACGGCTGAGGGCGACCCTTCACTTGCAGAAATGACAAGGACCGCCC TCTTGAAGAACCCCAGAGGATTCTTCCTGTTCGTGGAAA GTAGTAGGATCGATGACGCTCACCATTACAACAATTCTTAAGGAGCCCTGGAGGAGACCTTGGTGCTCGAGGATTCGCTGCTAGAGGTCCTGTCAGTCACGGACCCGCTGGAGACTTTTACAGTTGTCACTTCAGACCATTCCAACGTTCTTACGTTCGGTGGACTGTCCACTCCGCTCGGCAACCCTATACTAG GAACCGACACCAAGGTGTCAGACATGGACGGCTTGCCTTACTCTACCCTGCTGTATGGTAACGGCCCGGGCTACGCTGCTCCAAGATCGATCCCCGCCAACACCACCAGTGTCAACTCCGTCTACGGGTCCGCTGCGTCTCGGCAATGGGCGGCACACGCCGGTGAGGATGA